In Populus alba chromosome 1, ASM523922v2, whole genome shotgun sequence, a single window of DNA contains:
- the LOC118036044 gene encoding LOW QUALITY PROTEIN: probable LRR receptor-like serine/threonine-protein kinase At1g12460 (The sequence of the model RefSeq protein was modified relative to this genomic sequence to represent the inferred CDS: deleted 1 base in 1 codon): MIVLLCFSMRVLQEYPDPVSIGSTINNAKGLDLFINIYSVSMRRLYRLCLSHALLLLISLFLGFAATTVSPATEKEILLQFKGNISNDPYNSLANWVPSSNPCNYNGVFCNPLGFVERIVFWNTSLSGVLSPALSGLRSLRILTLFGNQFTGNIPQEYAELSTLWKINLSSNALSGSIPEFIGDLQSIRFLDLSRNGYTGEIPFALFKFCYKTKFVSFSHNSLSGSVPASIANCTHLEGFDFSFNNLSGQLPSGICDVPVLEYMSLRSNVLTGSVLEEISNCQRLSFLDLGSNMFTGPAPFGILGLQNLSYFNLSHNGFQGGIPEVRTCSESLKFFDASSNELDGEIPLGITNCKSLEFIDLGFNRLNGSIPVGIANLERLLVFKLGNNSIEGTIPREFGSIELLLLLDLHNLNLAGEIPKDISNCRFLRELDVSGNALDGEIPNTLDNLTSLEVLDLHRNQLDGGIPETLGSLSNLKLLDLSQNNLSGTIPFSLGNLANLKFFNVSSNNLSGPIPSIPKIQAFGAAAFLNNSRLCGTPLDISCSGGGNGTGNKSKKNKVLSNSVIVAIVAASLILTGVCVVSIMNIRARSRKKDDVTTVVESTPLGSTDSNVIIGKLVLFSKTLPSKYEDWEAGTKALLDKECLIGGGSIGTVYRTTFEGGVCIAVKKLETLGRIRSQDEFEQEIGRLGNLRHPNLVAFQGYYWSSTMQLILSEFIPNGNLYDNLHGLNYPGTSTGVGNRELYWSRRFQIALLTARALSYLHHDCRPPILHLNIKSTNILLDENYEAKLSDYGLGKLLPILDNYGLTKFHNAVGYVAPELAQSLRLSDKCDVYSFGVILLELVTGRKPVESPTANEVVVLCEYVRGLLETGSASDCFDRSLRGFSENELIQVMKLGLICTSEVPSRRPSMAEVVQVLESIRSGVESS, translated from the exons ATGATTGTGCTCTTGTGTTTCTCAATGCGAGTGCTGCAAGAATACCCCGATCCTGTTTCAATTGGATCCACCATCAATAATGCCAAAGGGCTAGATCTATTTATCAACATTTATTCAGTGAGCATGAGAAGATTGTATCGATTGTGTCTTTCCCATGCTCTTTTGCTCTTAATTTCTCTCTTCCTTGGATTCGCTGCCACTACAGTTTCACCAGCTACTGAGAAGGAGATCTTGCTGCAATTCAAGGGAAACATCAGTAATGACCCTTACAATAGCTTGGCTAATTGGGTCCCAAGTAGCAATCCTTGTAACTACAATGGCGTGTTCTGCAACCCTCTTGGTTTTGTAGAGAGAATTGTTTTTTGGAACACAAGCTTATCTGGGGTTTTGTCACCAGCATTATCAGGTCTGAGATCTTTAAGAATTTTGACATTGTTTGGCAATCAATTTACAGGCAATATCCCTCAAGAATATGCCGAATTAAGCACTTTGTGGAAGATAAATCTGAGTTCTAATGCCTTATCTGGGTCAATACCAGAATTCATTGGTGATTTGCAAAGCATTAGATTTCTTGATTTGTCAAGGAATGGTTACACTGGAGAGATTCCATTTGCTTTGTTCAAGTTTTGTTACAAGACcaagtttgtttctttttctcataaTAGTCTCTCTGGTTCAGTCCCTGCTTCAATTGCAAATTGTACTCATCTTGAAGGGTTTGATTTCTCTTTCAATAATCTTAGTGGTCAATTGCCTTCTGGGATTTGTGATGTTCCTGTATTAGAGTACATGTCTTTGAGGAGCAATGTGTTAACCGGGAGTGTGCTTGAAGAGATTTCAAATTGCCaaagattgagt tttttggATCTTGGCAGCAATATGTTTACTGGGCCGGCTCCATTTGGAATTCTTGGATTGCAAAACTTGAGCTACTTCAATTTATCACATAATGGGTTTCAAGGGGGGATTCCAGAGGTGAGAACTTGCAGTGAGAGTCTAAAATTCTTTGATGCTTCAAGTAATGAACTGGATGGTGAAATCCCTTTGGGCATTACAAACTGCAAAAGCcttgaatttatcgacttgggATTTAACAGGCTGAATGGGAGTATCCCAGTTGGGATTGCCAATTTGGAGAggcttttggtttttaaattggGCAACAATTCAATAGAGGGGACAATCCCTAGAGAATTTGGAAGCATTGAGTTGCTGCTCCTTCTGGATTTgcacaacctcaatcttgctgGTGAAATTCCTAAAGATATCAGCAACTGCAGGTTTCTTCGTGAGCT GGATGTTTCTGGAAATGCATTAGATGGAGAAATTCCCAACACCCTTGACAATTTGACGTCTCTAGAAGTCCTTGATTTACATAGAAACCAGCTTGATGGTGGCATACCTGAGACTCTAGGAAGCCTATCAAACCTCAAACTTCTTGACTTGTCACAAAACAACCTTTCTGGGACCATTCCATTTTCTCTTGGAAATTTGGCcaacttaaaatttttcaatGTCTCCTCCAACAACCTTTCAGGTCCCATTCCTTCAATACCAAAAATCCAGGCTTTTGGCGCAGCTGCATTTCTTAACAATTCTAGGCTCTGTGGGACACCTTTGGATATCTCTTGTTCAGGAGGTGGCAATGGCACAGGTAACAAATCGAAGAAAAACAAGGTGCTCAGCAACTCTGTTATTGTGGCAATCGTTGCTGCCTCACTGATCCTTACTGGGGTTTGTGTGGTATCAATCATGAACATCAGGGCACGCAGCAGGAAAAAAGACGATGTGACAACTGTAGTTGAGAGTACTCCATTGGGTTCAACAGATTCAAATGTTATAATTGGGAAGCTGGTTCTGTTCAGCAAGACTTTGCCATCAAAGTACGAAGATTGGGAGGCTGGAACCAAAGCTTTGCTAGACAAGGAATGTTTAATCGGTGGTGGATCAATCGGTACGGTCTACAGAACTACTTTTGAAGGCGGGGTTTGTATTGCAGTGAAGAAGCTTGAGACTCTGGGTAGGATCAGAAGCCAAGATGAATTTGAGCAAGAAATTGGACGGTTAGGTAACCTTCGACATCCCAATTTGGTTGCATTTCAAGGGTATTACTGGTCTTCAACAATGCAGTTAATTTTGTCTGAATTTATTCCTAATGGTAATCTATATGACAATCTGCATGGGCTTAATTATCCGGGAACCAGTACCGGTGTTGGGAACAGAGAATTATACTGGTCCAGGAGGTTTCAAATTGCTCTCTTAACAGCTAGGGCTCTTTCTTATCTTCACCATGACTGTAGGCCTCCAATTCTCCATCTCAACATCAAATCCACTAACATACTATTAGATGAAAATTACGAGGCCAAGTTGTCTGATTATGGGTTGGGGAAGTTGCTCCCCATTTTGGACAATTATGGTTTAACAAAATTCCACAATGCAGTAGGGTATGTTGCACCAGAGTTGGCTCAGAGTCTAAGATTAAGCGATAAATGTGACGTGTATAGTTTTGGAGTGATTCTTTTGGAGCTGGTTACTGGGAGGAAACCGGTGGAGAGTCCTACAGCAAATGAGGTGGTGGTTCTGTGTGAATATGTTCGCGGGTTGTTGGAGACTGGCTCTGCTTCAGATTGCTTTGATAGAAGTTTGCGAGGTTTTTCAGAGAATGAGTTGATTCAAGTCATGAAGTTAGGGTTGATTTGCACATCTGAGGTTCCTTCAAGAAGACCTAGCATGGCTGAGGTTGTTCAGGTCCTCGAATCCATAAGGTCTGGAGTAGAATCATCGTAG